A stretch of the Myxococcus guangdongensis genome encodes the following:
- a CDS encoding Tox-REase-5 domain-containing protein has translation MKRDVTLGQFPARLAVSFILREVLATGEMSRDALARRVERFNHLAVLRPDGCLAWVRTGRTQQRVTSVEWRGGAFRAHGFELGRFYDGSTGVFRLLDDELREENGFPLADVHDDADVLSRALDGAEEAFVGLILAVGKFFSTSPADNLEALRQMPVAVVALLESSPEYLERFRYMTRGEQVQVVSKLVTNFIATWGTVSSATRTLEGTALATAEVPVLALSADGTVAMRLVAAPVGRAAAMLSGGPGAAIILQRVGTTAKQGGPSKGPGQWGPAKESMSPGARRYQEQISGHTADEAYWVGGVGRDSGGVKFDGYDKGVLLEAKGPGYARFFEALDPKRWFTNSGAKALVEQADRQSRAARGVRVRWHVAEESAASAIRKLLKDNEIEGIEVVFTPVHP, from the coding sequence TTGAAGAGGGACGTCACGCTGGGACAGTTTCCGGCACGTCTCGCGGTGAGCTTCATTTTGCGAGAAGTGCTGGCCACGGGCGAGATGTCCCGGGATGCGTTGGCACGCCGGGTGGAACGCTTCAATCACCTGGCGGTGCTCCGACCTGACGGGTGCCTTGCGTGGGTGCGCACGGGGAGGACCCAACAACGCGTGACGTCCGTCGAGTGGCGGGGTGGGGCCTTTCGCGCGCACGGCTTCGAGTTGGGCCGCTTCTACGATGGAAGCACGGGTGTGTTCCGCCTGCTGGACGACGAACTGCGGGAGGAGAATGGGTTCCCACTGGCGGACGTCCACGACGATGCCGACGTCCTCAGTCGCGCCCTGGACGGGGCTGAAGAGGCCTTCGTCGGACTCATCCTGGCTGTGGGCAAGTTCTTCTCGACATCTCCAGCGGACAACCTCGAGGCACTCCGTCAGATGCCGGTCGCCGTGGTGGCGTTGCTGGAGTCATCGCCCGAGTACCTGGAGCGCTTCCGGTACATGACGCGGGGCGAGCAGGTGCAGGTCGTCTCCAAGCTGGTGACGAACTTCATCGCGACCTGGGGCACGGTGTCGTCCGCGACGCGCACGTTGGAGGGGACCGCGCTCGCCACGGCGGAAGTGCCAGTGCTTGCGCTATCCGCCGACGGAACTGTCGCCATGCGGCTCGTGGCTGCTCCCGTGGGACGTGCGGCAGCGATGCTGAGCGGCGGGCCTGGAGCGGCCATCATCCTTCAGCGGGTAGGCACGACGGCGAAGCAGGGTGGACCCTCCAAGGGGCCGGGACAGTGGGGACCGGCGAAGGAGTCCATGTCGCCCGGAGCGCGGCGCTACCAGGAACAGATCTCGGGCCACACAGCGGACGAGGCATACTGGGTCGGAGGCGTCGGCAGAGACAGCGGAGGCGTGAAGTTCGATGGGTACGACAAGGGCGTGCTGCTGGAGGCGAAAGGGCCGGGCTATGCCAGGTTCTTCGAGGCCCTCGACCCGAAACGCTGGTTCACGAACTCCGGGGCGAAAGCGCTTGTCGAGCAGGCCGACAGGCAATCCCGCGCGGCGAGAGGAGTTCGAGTCCGGTGGCATGTCGCGGAAGAGAGCGCTGCCAGCGCCATCCGGAAACTGCTGAAGGACAACGAAATTGAAGGGATCGAAGTTGTCTTCACTCCTGTTCATCCCTGA
- a CDS encoding immunity 52 family protein produces the protein MSETYYAGGYWGPRQESPEGCAQRLEDFLRGLSSIDSSFAHWYETAKSPKASLKRPLWPDHGELTRLVQRSKDPVFDDLGFSVGGWNGQPLAHEDCGFLLRCGSYDARTHNRCVFSLPSRGASADRVLTAPVLSSMLRETAAAWAPDWGVAMSHAHRDMADSHRVPKSPYVGWVTYLAQHRGPVPPLPAPVRVEPVEGKGTLIVLTPERFTASNPEHVALAERVRVLLDQAGLLKPLQA, from the coding sequence GTGAGTGAAACATACTACGCGGGTGGGTACTGGGGCCCTCGCCAGGAGTCGCCGGAAGGCTGCGCGCAACGATTGGAGGACTTCTTGAGGGGACTCTCCTCCATCGATTCATCCTTCGCGCATTGGTACGAGACCGCGAAGTCGCCGAAGGCGTCGTTGAAGCGTCCACTTTGGCCAGACCACGGGGAACTGACGCGGCTCGTCCAGAGGAGCAAGGACCCGGTATTCGATGACCTTGGGTTCAGCGTTGGAGGATGGAACGGCCAGCCTCTGGCACATGAGGACTGCGGGTTCCTGCTCAGGTGTGGAAGCTACGATGCGCGGACACACAACCGCTGCGTGTTCAGCTTGCCCAGCCGAGGCGCGAGCGCGGACCGTGTCCTGACCGCACCTGTATTGTCGAGCATGCTGCGAGAAACCGCCGCCGCATGGGCCCCTGATTGGGGCGTGGCCATGTCACATGCTCACCGCGACATGGCCGATTCGCATCGCGTCCCGAAGTCGCCATACGTCGGGTGGGTGACGTACCTCGCTCAGCATCGCGGCCCGGTGCCGCCCCTTCCTGCTCCGGTACGCGTCGAGCCCGTGGAGGGAAAGGGCACCCTCATCGTCCTCACGCCCGAGCGCTTCACGGCGAGCAACCCGGAGCATGTGGCGCTGGCGGAGCGGGTGCGAGTCCTGTTGGACCAGGCGGGGCTGTTGAAGCCGCTCCAGGCCTGA
- a CDS encoding glycosyl hydrolase family 18 protein, producing the protein MRRSKWFIGLMVSALSAGGCGEVSPSHGEGQGSVMRAPLLAEWAVGVAYATGAQVTYGGRLYQCRQAHTSQADWTPVAVAALWLDLGPAGGGDTTAPTVTLNANSTNITAPGTLTLTATATDNVGVARVEILENGTVVSTSLSYSRNFSGSAQNGSYTYTFRAFDQAGNVGTRQVTVQVAITVPGDTTAPTVTLNASSTNITAAGTLTLSATATDNVGVDRVEIQENGAVVSTGLSYSRTFSGSAQNGTYSYTLRAYDKAGNVGTKQVTVQVAIPGQPGGQKRIVGYFTQWGIYSRNYQVANIPASKLTHINYAFSNISADGRCVLGDSFADIDKGGGWPGEWNPGALRGNFRAFQELKKTQSHLKVLISVGGWTWSTYFSQVAATAASRTAFVKSCVDLFIKGQYPGVDPANGVGVFDGIDIDWEYPVGGGLPGNTNSPADKQNYTLLMAEFRNQLNAVTAQTGKPYLLTIATGASPDLLANKQETKNLSNILDWINVMSYDYHGSFESTVNFHSALYRVTGDPAAGTGFYTDGSVAKMLELGVAPDKIVVGVPFYGRGWGGVPNVNNGLFQSGVPTKGTWDDGQSGLTGVFDYKDIKANYERAGTGYTKFTHPEAKEAYVYSPTTKVWIAYDDPSTLNAKSDYILNKNLGGAMFWELSGDDGTLLDTLYQRLR; encoded by the coding sequence ATGCGTCGCAGCAAGTGGTTCATTGGACTGATGGTCTCGGCCCTGTCCGCGGGCGGGTGCGGAGAAGTCTCCCCGTCGCACGGCGAGGGCCAGGGCAGTGTGATGCGCGCGCCGCTGCTCGCCGAGTGGGCGGTGGGCGTCGCCTACGCGACGGGCGCGCAAGTCACCTACGGTGGACGGCTCTATCAATGCCGTCAGGCGCACACGTCGCAGGCGGACTGGACGCCCGTGGCGGTGGCGGCGCTGTGGTTGGATTTGGGGCCCGCGGGCGGCGGCGACACCACCGCGCCCACCGTCACGCTGAATGCCAACTCGACGAACATCACCGCGCCAGGGACGCTGACCCTCACCGCCACGGCGACGGACAACGTGGGCGTGGCCCGCGTGGAGATTCTCGAGAACGGCACCGTGGTCTCCACGAGCCTGAGCTACTCGCGCAACTTCTCCGGCTCCGCGCAGAACGGCTCATACACGTACACCTTCCGCGCCTTCGACCAGGCCGGCAACGTGGGCACGCGGCAGGTCACCGTGCAGGTGGCCATCACCGTCCCCGGTGACACCACGGCGCCCACCGTCACGCTGAACGCGAGCTCGACGAACATCACCGCGGCGGGGACGCTGACCCTCAGCGCCACGGCCACGGACAACGTGGGCGTGGACCGGGTGGAGATTCAGGAGAACGGCGCCGTGGTGTCCACGGGGCTGAGCTACTCGCGGACCTTCTCCGGCTCGGCGCAGAACGGCACGTATTCGTACACGCTGCGGGCGTACGACAAGGCCGGCAACGTGGGCACGAAGCAAGTCACGGTGCAGGTGGCGATTCCGGGGCAGCCGGGGGGCCAGAAGCGCATCGTGGGCTACTTCACGCAGTGGGGCATCTACTCGCGCAACTACCAGGTCGCGAACATCCCCGCGTCGAAGCTGACGCACATCAACTACGCCTTCTCGAACATCTCGGCGGATGGGCGGTGCGTGCTCGGTGACTCGTTCGCGGACATCGACAAGGGCGGCGGCTGGCCGGGCGAGTGGAACCCGGGGGCGCTGCGCGGCAACTTCCGCGCGTTCCAGGAGCTGAAGAAGACGCAGTCGCACCTGAAGGTGCTCATCTCGGTGGGCGGCTGGACGTGGTCGACGTACTTCTCGCAGGTGGCGGCGACCGCGGCTTCGCGCACGGCGTTCGTGAAGTCCTGCGTGGACCTGTTCATCAAGGGTCAGTACCCCGGCGTGGACCCGGCGAACGGCGTGGGCGTGTTCGACGGCATCGACATCGACTGGGAGTACCCGGTGGGTGGCGGTCTGCCGGGCAACACCAACAGCCCCGCGGACAAGCAGAACTACACGCTGCTGATGGCCGAGTTCCGCAACCAGCTCAACGCGGTGACGGCGCAGACGGGCAAGCCGTACCTGCTCACCATCGCCACGGGCGCGTCGCCGGACCTGCTGGCGAACAAGCAGGAGACCAAGAACCTGTCCAACATCCTCGATTGGATCAACGTGATGAGCTACGACTACCACGGCTCATTCGAGAGCACGGTGAACTTCCACTCGGCGCTCTACCGCGTGACGGGCGACCCGGCGGCGGGGACGGGCTTCTACACGGACGGCTCGGTGGCGAAGATGCTCGAGCTGGGCGTGGCGCCGGACAAGATTGTCGTGGGCGTCCCGTTCTACGGCCGAGGCTGGGGCGGCGTGCCGAACGTGAACAACGGCCTGTTCCAGAGCGGCGTGCCGACGAAGGGCACGTGGGATGACGGCCAGTCGGGCCTGACGGGTGTGTTCGATTACAAGGACATCAAGGCCAACTACGAGCGCGCGGGCACGGGCTATACGAAGTTCACCCACCCCGAGGCGAAGGAGGCGTACGTGTACAGCCCGACGACGAAGGTGTGGATTGCGTATGACGACCCGTCCACGCTGAACGCGAAGTCGGACTACATCCTGAACAAGAACCTGGGCGGCGCGATGTTCTGGGAGCTGAGCGGCGACGACGGCACGCTGCTCGACACGCTGTACCAGCGCCTGCGCTGA
- the nagA gene encoding N-acetylglucosamine-6-phosphate deacetylase has protein sequence MTRHILTGSRVFTGERILEGHSVVLEAGRIVAVVPRHEAPVGLSTRELPADALLAPGFIDLQVNGAGGVLFNDSPTVDAALAIASTLRRSGTTSLLPTFITDAPERTRLACEAAARALEQPGSGVLGVHLEGPFISPERPGVHAPNHIRPPGAEDLASLVALSERLARVGGRLLMTLAPERVEDAFIQTLSASGAVLFAGHTAASYERSLQALTAGVRGFTHLFNAMPPVQGRHPGPVVAGFESEDAWCGVIVDGVHVHPANLRQLLKAKPRGKVFLVTDAMPPVGTTETTFTLYGHTILRREGRLVTEDGTLAGADIDMASAVRNSVRLLDVPLEEALRMASRYPAQVLGLESQLGGLVAGGRANLALLSGDLGVLATWVDGNEQWH, from the coding sequence GTGACCAGACACATCCTCACGGGCTCGCGCGTGTTCACCGGCGAGCGCATCCTCGAGGGCCACTCGGTGGTGCTCGAGGCCGGACGCATCGTCGCCGTGGTGCCGCGTCACGAGGCGCCCGTGGGGCTCTCCACCCGCGAGCTCCCCGCCGACGCCCTGCTCGCCCCCGGCTTCATCGACCTCCAGGTGAACGGCGCGGGGGGCGTGCTGTTCAACGACTCGCCCACGGTCGACGCGGCGCTCGCCATCGCATCCACGCTGCGGCGCTCGGGGACCACGAGCCTGCTGCCCACGTTCATCACGGATGCGCCCGAGCGCACCCGGCTCGCCTGCGAGGCAGCGGCGCGCGCGCTGGAGCAGCCCGGGAGCGGGGTGCTCGGTGTCCATCTGGAAGGGCCTTTCATCAGCCCCGAGCGCCCGGGCGTCCACGCGCCGAACCACATCCGTCCGCCCGGCGCCGAGGACCTCGCGTCCCTCGTCGCGCTCAGTGAGCGACTGGCTCGGGTTGGGGGCAGGTTGTTGATGACGCTCGCTCCGGAGCGGGTGGAGGACGCGTTCATCCAGACGCTCAGCGCTTCGGGCGCGGTGTTGTTCGCGGGCCACACGGCGGCGAGCTACGAGCGGTCCCTGCAGGCGCTCACGGCGGGAGTGCGTGGCTTCACGCACCTGTTCAACGCGATGCCTCCGGTGCAAGGACGACACCCCGGCCCCGTGGTCGCGGGCTTCGAGTCCGAGGACGCGTGGTGCGGCGTCATCGTGGACGGCGTCCATGTGCACCCGGCGAACCTGCGTCAGCTCTTGAAGGCCAAGCCTCGCGGCAAGGTCTTCCTCGTCACGGACGCGATGCCGCCCGTGGGCACGACGGAGACGACCTTCACGCTGTATGGGCACACCATCCTGCGACGCGAGGGTCGGCTGGTGACGGAGGACGGCACGCTGGCCGGCGCGGACATCGACATGGCGTCGGCGGTGCGCAACTCCGTTCGGCTCCTGGACGTTCCGCTGGAGGAGGCGCTGCGCATGGCCTCGCGCTATCCCGCGCAGGTGCTCGGCCTGGAGTCCCAGCTGGGTGGGCTCGTGGCCGGTGGTCGCGCGAACCTCGCGCTGCTGAGCGGAGACCTCGGCGTGCTCGCCACCTGGGTGGATGGAAACGAACAGTGGCACTGA
- a CDS encoding SIS domain-containing protein: MSGTWSQESSRLPIMAREAAEAPGVARLQLARSEDAFMQLGERLRRQPPRFVVTCARGSSDHAAVYGKYLIETTLGRAVASVGPSVASIYGAHALDLRDSLFIAVSQSGRSPDLLRLTEAAKASGALVVGFINDASAPLGALCDVSIPLDAGPERAVAATKSYLLSGLAFLRLAAHWSASPELHEAVAAFPDALTSACALDWWPALETLVDAQSLYVVGRGSGLGAALELALKLKETCRVHAEAFSAAEVVHGPLGLVRPGFPVIALGQEDGSAEGTRAVVRRMLELGADVRSVLPVPGAATLPTVPGVPLALAPLCQVQSFYLAVHRLATARGMDPDAPANLRKVTETV; encoded by the coding sequence GTGAGCGGGACGTGGAGCCAGGAGTCGAGTCGATTACCCATCATGGCGCGTGAGGCCGCGGAGGCTCCGGGGGTCGCCCGGCTCCAGCTGGCACGGAGCGAGGACGCCTTCATGCAGCTGGGGGAGCGACTGCGGCGCCAGCCACCTCGCTTCGTGGTCACCTGCGCGCGGGGCAGCTCGGACCATGCGGCCGTCTACGGGAAGTATCTCATCGAGACGACGCTCGGCCGCGCGGTGGCGTCGGTGGGCCCCAGCGTGGCGTCCATCTATGGCGCGCATGCGCTGGACCTGCGCGACTCGCTCTTCATCGCCGTGTCGCAATCCGGGCGCAGTCCCGACCTGCTGCGTTTGACGGAGGCGGCGAAGGCCTCGGGCGCGCTCGTCGTCGGGTTCATCAATGATGCCTCCGCGCCGCTCGGCGCGCTGTGTGACGTGAGCATTCCGCTGGACGCGGGCCCCGAGCGCGCCGTCGCCGCGACCAAGTCGTATCTGCTCTCCGGCCTCGCGTTCCTGCGACTGGCGGCGCACTGGTCCGCGAGCCCGGAGCTGCACGAGGCCGTCGCCGCGTTTCCGGATGCTTTGACTTCGGCGTGCGCGCTCGACTGGTGGCCCGCGTTGGAGACGCTCGTCGACGCGCAGAGCCTGTATGTCGTTGGCCGGGGCAGCGGACTGGGCGCGGCGCTCGAGCTGGCGCTGAAGCTCAAGGAGACCTGTCGCGTGCACGCCGAGGCCTTCAGCGCGGCCGAGGTGGTCCACGGTCCACTCGGGCTGGTGCGGCCGGGCTTCCCCGTCATCGCGTTGGGACAGGAGGACGGCTCCGCCGAGGGCACGCGCGCGGTGGTGCGCCGGATGTTGGAGCTGGGCGCGGACGTGCGCTCGGTGCTCCCTGTCCCTGGCGCCGCGACGCTGCCCACCGTTCCTGGTGTTCCCCTGGCGCTTGCGCCACTGTGCCAGGTGCAGAGCTTCTACCTGGCGGTCCACCGGCTCGCCACGGCGCGCGGGATGGACCCGGATGCACCCGCGAACCTTCGCAAGGTGACGGAGACGGTGTGA
- the glgC gene encoding glucose-1-phosphate adenylyltransferase, with protein sequence MGTRILGMVLAGGQGTRLAPLTLRRSKPAVPFGSKFRIIDFALNNFINSGIYSIYVLTQFKAQSLTEHIQRGWRFGSVLLSDYFITLVPAQMYLYEELGPVWYRGTADAIYQNMHLVENHRPEHLAIFSGDHIYKMNVAHMLEQHEAQRADITIAAYPTPLADAHRFGVMQVDERGRVTEFQEKPKNPKPIPGRPDTALASMGNYIFRSKVLAELLEIDAKSEGSQHDFGKDVLPRALKDGYHIHAYDFAKNPIPGQTGPNTYWRDVGTLDAYHEASMDLVSVNPEFDIFNAEWPLRSASEYSPPAKFVHEAGDRVGRALNSMVAGGCIISGGVVRESILFRRARVNSYASVQRSVVFDEVDIGRHAQVKNAIIDKGVRVPPNAKVGYDLDADRARGFTVTESGIVVVPKGYRFE encoded by the coding sequence ATGGGCACGCGAATCCTGGGCATGGTGCTGGCCGGAGGCCAGGGAACCCGGCTGGCGCCGCTGACGTTGCGACGCTCGAAGCCGGCGGTCCCCTTCGGCTCGAAGTTCCGCATCATCGACTTCGCGCTCAACAACTTCATCAACTCCGGCATCTACTCCATCTACGTCCTGACGCAGTTCAAGGCGCAGTCGTTGACGGAGCACATCCAGCGGGGCTGGCGCTTCGGCTCGGTGCTGTTGTCGGACTACTTCATCACCCTGGTCCCCGCGCAGATGTACCTGTACGAGGAGCTGGGGCCCGTCTGGTACCGGGGCACCGCGGACGCCATCTACCAGAACATGCACCTGGTGGAGAACCACCGCCCCGAGCACCTGGCCATCTTCTCCGGCGACCACATCTACAAGATGAACGTGGCGCACATGCTGGAGCAGCACGAGGCCCAGCGCGCCGACATCACCATCGCCGCGTACCCCACGCCGCTCGCCGACGCGCACCGCTTCGGCGTCATGCAGGTGGACGAGCGCGGCCGCGTGACGGAGTTCCAGGAGAAGCCAAAGAACCCCAAGCCCATCCCAGGCCGGCCCGACACCGCGCTCGCCAGCATGGGCAACTACATCTTCCGCAGCAAGGTGCTCGCGGAGCTGCTGGAGATCGACGCGAAGTCGGAGGGCTCGCAGCACGACTTCGGCAAGGACGTGCTGCCGCGCGCGCTCAAGGACGGCTATCACATCCACGCGTACGACTTCGCCAAGAACCCCATTCCTGGGCAGACCGGCCCCAACACCTACTGGCGCGACGTGGGCACGCTGGACGCGTACCACGAGGCGTCCATGGACCTGGTGTCGGTGAACCCGGAGTTCGACATCTTCAACGCCGAGTGGCCGCTGCGCTCCGCCAGCGAGTACAGCCCGCCCGCCAAGTTCGTCCACGAGGCCGGCGACCGCGTGGGCCGCGCGCTCAACTCCATGGTGGCCGGCGGCTGCATCATCTCTGGCGGCGTGGTGCGCGAGAGCATCCTCTTCCGCCGCGCGCGCGTGAACAGCTACGCCAGCGTGCAGCGCTCGGTCGTCTTCGACGAGGTGGACATCGGCCGGCACGCCCAGGTGAAGAACGCCATCATCGACAAGGGCGTGCGCGTGCCCCCCAACGCGAAGGTGGGCTACGACCTGGACGCCGACCGCGCCCGCGGCTTCACCGTCACCGAGAGCGGCATCGTCGTGGTGCCCAAGGGCTACCGCTTCGAGTAG
- a CDS encoding siderophore-interacting protein, with protein sequence MPQMPAVLANTLMPWFAKPSHVTHVEALSARLKRVRFEGASLRGVVHEPGHEVEFRVSATEFRHYTPSLLDAQHGIMEVVFYLHGQGPGSAWAQGLKAGDAVDILGPGGRLAVDPDADSHLFLGDETCLGLFQAMVRALPSPLRLSGAVEVEPGCEDWLEKVGVPLTAVTREPGGARGEALCAWLGRNVRKEATCYLAGHAGSIVRLRQELLERHGLDKRALRSKAYWADGKRGL encoded by the coding sequence ATGCCCCAGATGCCCGCGGTGTTGGCGAACACGCTGATGCCCTGGTTCGCGAAGCCCTCCCACGTCACGCACGTGGAGGCGCTGTCGGCCCGGCTGAAGCGGGTGCGCTTCGAGGGGGCGTCGCTGCGCGGGGTGGTGCACGAGCCCGGACACGAAGTGGAGTTCCGGGTCAGCGCGACGGAGTTCCGGCACTACACGCCCAGTCTGCTCGACGCGCAGCACGGAATCATGGAAGTCGTCTTCTACCTTCACGGACAGGGGCCGGGGAGCGCGTGGGCGCAGGGGCTGAAGGCCGGCGACGCGGTGGACATCCTGGGCCCGGGCGGGCGGCTGGCGGTGGACCCGGACGCGGACTCGCACCTGTTCCTGGGCGACGAGACGTGTCTGGGGTTGTTCCAGGCGATGGTGCGCGCGCTGCCCTCCCCGCTGCGGCTGTCGGGCGCGGTGGAGGTGGAGCCGGGCTGCGAGGACTGGCTGGAGAAGGTGGGCGTGCCGCTGACGGCGGTGACGCGCGAGCCCGGCGGAGCGCGCGGCGAGGCGCTGTGCGCGTGGCTCGGGCGGAACGTGCGCAAGGAGGCGACGTGCTACCTGGCGGGCCACGCGGGCAGCATCGTGCGGCTGCGCCAGGAGCTGCTCGAGCGCCACGGCCTCGACAAGCGCGCGCTGCGCTCGAAGGCGTACTGGGCCGACGGCAAGCGGGGCCTGTGA
- a CDS encoding HmuY family protein, with the protein MSHTEQALPRRAGQQGLWVLVAVVMSLALLASCGDDEDPTPTPTPDAGTPDSGTPDAGPQVCGPSTVDCAEQTIDTLSLRTVVNTGVVREEGTTSGEFLTFVDSTAGGLNPTMSYTYLQFTATGAKQVQIHDHQALASQDWDIAVRRYTMRVNSGTSGPSCVSVAKVAEGTTFAQVSAVDSAWTFETEKWWDNASGTCTLIPDDSGLNGPKTALGAFWEYPTRCVQMTGQVFAVRLADGRHVKLEVMGYYEPAAQQTCNETGAAPTPSGSGSIRIKWAFLP; encoded by the coding sequence ATGAGTCATACCGAGCAGGCGTTGCCGAGGCGCGCCGGACAGCAGGGCCTGTGGGTCCTGGTCGCCGTGGTCATGTCGTTGGCGTTGCTGGCGAGCTGCGGAGATGACGAAGACCCCACGCCCACGCCCACCCCGGACGCGGGCACGCCGGATTCAGGTACGCCGGACGCGGGGCCTCAGGTGTGTGGACCGTCGACGGTGGACTGCGCCGAGCAGACCATCGACACGCTGTCGCTGCGCACCGTGGTGAACACGGGCGTGGTGCGTGAAGAGGGGACGACGTCGGGCGAGTTCCTGACGTTCGTGGACTCCACGGCGGGCGGTCTGAACCCGACGATGTCCTATACGTACCTGCAGTTCACGGCGACGGGCGCCAAGCAGGTCCAGATCCACGACCACCAGGCGCTCGCGTCGCAGGACTGGGACATCGCGGTGCGTCGCTACACGATGCGCGTCAACAGCGGCACGTCGGGTCCGTCGTGCGTGTCGGTGGCGAAGGTCGCCGAGGGCACCACGTTCGCGCAGGTGTCGGCGGTGGACTCCGCCTGGACGTTCGAGACGGAGAAGTGGTGGGACAACGCGTCGGGCACCTGCACGCTCATCCCGGATGACTCGGGCCTGAACGGTCCCAAGACGGCGCTGGGCGCCTTCTGGGAGTACCCCACCCGCTGCGTGCAGATGACCGGCCAGGTGTTCGCGGTGCGTCTGGCGGATGGTCGCCACGTGAAGCTGGAGGTGATGGGGTACTACGAGCCCGCGGCGCAGCAGACGTGCAACGAGACGGGCGCGGCGCCGACGCCGAGCGGCTCGGGTTCCATCCGCATCAAGTGGGCGTTCCTGCCGTGA
- a CDS encoding MXAN_6640 family putative metalloprotease: MESTRAPHERPETLAEGRQGQQTGARPTSPLAVPPSFGAGEQVESVVSPKGRFRIHFSRVGLNAVPAGDADGSGVPDAVEVVGRAYERVADFYQGLGFVLPGSDAAVEDNGGDGLFDVYLVDFAGVADGAFRLDDCETESGLRCVGHMLQENDFAGYNYPSYETAVDILASHEFFHAVQSAYRTGMGGVVTEGTAVWASERFDASLDDLEHFSASYLSRTELSLVQDPTGPAASFSYGSSLFFQYLGERVGDGAILRLWEESVTSPEVRWPVLVDRLLYRDWSLSFDAAFTEFSTWNLSTGARANASQGYARGGGYDGLKPAAKTLPYQEADVRMTTASARYFEVPGGSARVWARYTPRDVANSSQQHLLVAAVTDTAVLRVVRVDGPGTLSANVTASDASRVIIAVVDGRHEGTGRYGTLCLTGETSGAPCVDVKPEPEPEPEVPETPDDDDDSGCAAAPGALGWAALVLVGLGRRRRS; the protein is encoded by the coding sequence GTGGAGTCGACGCGGGCGCCGCACGAGCGTCCGGAGACGTTGGCCGAAGGGCGGCAGGGGCAGCAGACGGGAGCGCGCCCCACCTCGCCCCTGGCGGTGCCGCCGAGCTTCGGCGCGGGTGAGCAGGTGGAGTCGGTGGTGTCCCCCAAGGGGCGCTTCCGCATCCACTTCTCCCGCGTCGGGCTCAACGCGGTGCCGGCGGGGGACGCCGATGGAAGTGGCGTGCCCGACGCCGTCGAGGTCGTCGGGCGCGCGTATGAGCGCGTCGCGGACTTCTACCAGGGCCTGGGCTTCGTGTTGCCGGGCAGCGACGCGGCGGTGGAGGACAACGGCGGGGACGGGCTGTTCGACGTGTACCTGGTGGACTTCGCCGGGGTCGCGGACGGGGCGTTCCGGCTGGATGACTGCGAGACGGAGTCGGGCCTGCGGTGCGTGGGGCACATGCTCCAGGAGAACGACTTCGCGGGCTACAACTACCCCTCCTACGAGACGGCGGTGGACATCCTCGCCAGCCACGAGTTCTTCCATGCGGTGCAGTCCGCGTACCGGACGGGCATGGGCGGCGTGGTGACGGAGGGGACCGCGGTGTGGGCCAGCGAGCGGTTCGACGCGTCGCTGGATGACCTGGAGCACTTCTCCGCGTCGTACCTGTCGCGCACGGAGCTGAGCCTGGTGCAGGACCCCACGGGGCCGGCGGCGTCGTTCAGTTATGGCTCCAGCCTGTTCTTCCAGTACCTGGGTGAGCGCGTGGGGGATGGGGCCATCCTCCGACTGTGGGAGGAGAGCGTCACCTCGCCGGAGGTGCGCTGGCCCGTGTTGGTGGACCGCCTCCTGTATCGCGACTGGAGCCTGAGCTTCGACGCCGCGTTCACGGAGTTCTCGACGTGGAACCTGTCCACGGGCGCGCGGGCGAATGCGTCGCAGGGCTACGCGCGGGGCGGTGGTTACGACGGGTTGAAGCCGGCGGCGAAGACGCTGCCCTACCAGGAGGCGGACGTCCGGATGACGACCGCGTCGGCGCGCTACTTCGAGGTGCCGGGTGGCTCGGCGCGGGTGTGGGCGCGGTACACGCCTCGGGACGTGGCGAACTCGTCCCAGCAGCACCTGCTGGTGGCGGCGGTGACGGACACCGCGGTGCTGCGGGTGGTGCGCGTGGATGGGCCGGGGACGTTGTCGGCGAACGTGACGGCGTCGGATGCGAGCCGGGTCATCATCGCGGTGGTGGATGGCCGCCACGAGGGCACGGGCCGCTACGGCACGCTGTGCCTCACGGGTGAGACGTCCGGCGCGCCGTGTGTCGACGTGAAGCCCGAGCCGGAGCCCGAGCCCGAGGTGCCGGAGACTCCCGACGATGATGACGACAGTGGCTGCGCGGCCGCGCCCGGTGCGCTGGGCTGGGCGGCGCTGGTGCTCGTGGGGTTGGGGCGGCGAAGGCGGTCGTAG